Proteins from one Elaeis guineensis isolate ETL-2024a unplaced genomic scaffold, EG11 Super_Scaffold_32645, whole genome shotgun sequence genomic window:
- the LOC140854497 gene encoding uncharacterized protein has translation MVDTGATHNFIADREATRLGLKLERDSSRMKAVNSEARPIAGLARDVPIRVGTWSGKANFMAVPLDDFQVILGMDFLQAARVVPMPFLDALCMMGDESPCVVPVARQTLERIHQISSLQLKRRIKKGELTYVAALKLEMEPKDMGPFPPGVLRVLQEFEDVMPPELPKTLPPRRAVDHKIELEPGAKCPAHPPYRMAPPELAELEINLMNY, from the coding sequence ATGGTGGACACAGGGGCAACCCACAACTTCATTGCCGATCGTGAAGCTACCCGTCTTGGGTTGAAGCTGGAGAGGGACTCCAGTCGAATGAAGGCGGTGAACTCGGAAGCACGGCCCATTGCTGGGCTTGCAAGGGATGTGCCTATTCGGGTCGGAACTTGGAGTGGGAAGGCCAATTTCATGGCCGTACCCTTAGATGACTTTCAAGTTATCTTGGGTATGGATTTTCTTCAAGCTGCTAGGGTGGTGCCAATGCCCTTTCTAGATGCTCTATGCATGATGGGAGATGAGTCTCCCTGTGTTGTTCCTGTTGCTCGGCAAACTCTAGAAAGGATACATCAAATCTCTTCTCTTCAATTGAAGAGGAGAATAAAGAAGGGAGAACTAACATATGTGGCTGCCTTGAAGCTGGAAATGGAGCCAAAGGATATGGGTCCCTTTCCTCCTGGGGTCTTGAGAGTCCTACAGGAGTTTGAGGATGTGATGCCCCCCGAGTTGCCTAAGACTTTACCGCCCAGGCGGGCGGTGGACCATAAGATTGAATTAGAGCCTGGAGCAAAATGTCCAGCTCATCCGCCCTATCGAATGGCCCCACCGGAGCTTGCAGAACTCGAAATCAACTTGATGAACTATTGA